Proteins found in one Mycoplasmopsis bovigenitalium genomic segment:
- a CDS encoding MSC_0624 family F1-like ATPase-associated membrane protein, with protein MTNIEFENKKIYDDYQTLVNKQKRNWISRVYQIIAAIWIFIAGIVLLLLADKVILLSEKVNIAIFFNFTTERFKEVNFVLMLRIAILSFLFIYPISKIFADLFINKEKVEFYLPWFIWYLLSSITAFVLFMSFRSIDGKQVINLLYAFIPLYVFDLTYAIFAYYIKRKSNPLTMGSVSSLIITQVARALLVSAILACFFIWTKSSIKEAQLFLHYNQFSDWFRSLFKVKKASNLAIIIALFIGSSLLLFFSFWDKIILIANNNLKGEYLKNKLSFTLILLASIAFWILRVFFIKVKQSSYFDEKVHFSPNYLYLLFTIVPILALTLFLVINLVRIFKTKNTLTNSIIFGSLLSLIWISFMILSFNNNDNGINLVVLFITVLASISMMGLYLKNNSTIHKFSLKILNLNILVSIIIMSILGFERLMQAQNNYAFSYLNSDLNLVQIFAVVQSSLTLAILIGAAIKLIFVLYKLHKTRKTKRGVENE; from the coding sequence ATGACTAATATTGAATTTGAAAATAAAAAAATATATGATGATTATCAAACATTAGTAAATAAACAAAAAAGAAATTGAATTTCAAGAGTTTACCAAATTATTGCTGCTATATGAATTTTTATAGCCGGAATAGTATTACTGCTTTTAGCTGATAAAGTAATATTATTATCTGAAAAAGTAAATATAGCAATATTCTTTAACTTTACAACTGAAAGATTCAAAGAAGTAAACTTTGTCTTAATGCTAAGAATTGCAATTTTATCATTTCTATTTATCTATCCAATAAGCAAAATATTTGCTGACTTATTCATAAATAAAGAAAAAGTCGAATTCTATTTACCTTGATTTATATGGTATTTGCTATCATCAATAACTGCTTTTGTTTTGTTTATGTCATTTAGAAGCATAGATGGAAAACAAGTTATTAATTTACTTTATGCCTTTATTCCATTATATGTTTTCGATTTAACTTATGCAATCTTTGCTTATTATATTAAGAGAAAATCAAACCCATTAACAATGGGTAGTGTGTCAAGTTTAATTATTACTCAAGTAGCAAGAGCATTGCTAGTAAGTGCTATATTGGCTTGTTTCTTTATTTGAACAAAAAGTTCAATAAAAGAAGCTCAATTATTTCTTCATTATAATCAATTTAGCGATTGATTTAGATCATTATTTAAAGTTAAAAAAGCATCTAATTTAGCAATTATTATTGCACTATTTATAGGTTCATCTCTACTCTTATTCTTTTCATTTTGAGATAAAATCATTTTAATTGCTAACAACAATTTAAAAGGTGAATATCTAAAAAATAAACTATCTTTCACATTAATTTTATTGGCATCAATCGCCTTTTGAATATTACGTGTCTTCTTTATTAAAGTTAAACAATCAAGTTATTTTGATGAAAAAGTACATTTTTCACCAAATTATCTATATTTATTATTTACAATAGTTCCGATCCTAGCACTAACTTTATTTTTAGTAATCAATTTAGTTAGAATTTTTAAAACAAAAAATACATTAACTAACTCAATAATTTTTGGTTCACTATTGTCATTAATTTGAATTTCATTCATGATTCTAAGTTTTAATAACAATGATAATGGTATTAATTTAGTTGTATTATTTATCACTGTATTAGCAAGTATTTCAATGATGGGATTATATTTAAAAAACAATTCCACAATTCACAAATTTTCACTAAAAATCTTAAATCTAAATATCTTGGTCTCAATTATCATAATGTCAATATTAGGTTTTGAAAGATTAATGCAAGCTCAAAATAATTATGCATTCAGCTACTTAAATTCAGATCTGAATTTAGTACAAATATTTGCTGTTGTTCAATCCTCATTAACACTAGCGATCTTAATTGGGGCAGCAATAAAATTAATATTTGTGCTATATAAACTTCATAAAACAAGAAAAACAAAAAGGGGTGTAGAAAATGAATAA
- a CDS encoding MSC_0621 family F1-like ATPase epsilon subunit: protein MNKNGIYIEINSIATTPLIFKNANLYFNIEESDSWKLIKSKSLASYEKTVLKIENLNTAKTYYILLKNSNMSFDGKKATFNTFSKIKLFIKADKSTTKNKYKSELKQINQEISHLNALQNIGLKLSEVALLNNLKNEEYELKMKSNLSLIEYEGEFNE from the coding sequence ATGAATAAAAATGGAATTTACATTGAAATAAACTCAATAGCTACAACTCCATTAATCTTCAAGAACGCTAATCTATACTTCAATATAGAAGAATCAGACAGTTGAAAATTGATTAAATCAAAATCATTGGCAAGTTATGAAAAAACGGTGTTAAAAATTGAAAATTTAAACACTGCAAAAACATATTATATTTTACTAAAAAACTCAAATATGAGTTTTGACGGTAAAAAAGCTACATTCAATACATTCTCTAAAATTAAGCTTTTCATTAAAGCTGATAAATCAACAACAAAAAATAAATATAAGTCAGAATTAAAACAAATAAACCAAGAAATTTCTCACTTAAATGCTTTGCAAAATATTGGATTAAAATTAAGTGAAGTCGCTCTTCTTAACAACTTAAAAAATGAAGAATATGAGTTGAAAATGAAAAGCAATCTTTCTTTAATTGAGTATGAAGGAGAATTCAATGAGTAA
- a CDS encoding MSC_0623 family F1-like ATPase-associated protein, whose amino-acid sequence MNKAISKKELKQLKLTNELQIFNLNSQYENVKSNPKFVSFNQLSSSVLLALGLGFNSEAYKTFIELVNQAVTQKHNLVFNNFIISYAIDPKFSLQTISPVLVTQEPTTSESLNLRISSTSSQLSSFLQRFNYELSKLIEMGSYVEVIPSIVVYISPETKTYKLFFNHEMLARIEK is encoded by the coding sequence ATGAATAAAGCAATATCAAAAAAAGAACTAAAACAATTGAAATTAACCAATGAATTGCAAATTTTCAATTTGAATTCTCAATATGAAAATGTAAAGTCTAACCCAAAATTTGTCTCATTTAATCAATTGAGTTCATCTGTTTTACTTGCATTAGGCTTAGGTTTTAATTCCGAAGCTTACAAAACTTTTATTGAGTTAGTTAATCAAGCAGTTACGCAAAAACACAATTTGGTTTTTAACAACTTTATTATCTCTTATGCAATTGATCCCAAATTTAGTTTACAAACTATTTCACCAGTATTAGTTACTCAAGAACCCACTACATCTGAATCATTAAATTTACGTATTAGTAGCACAAGTTCACAATTGAGTAGTTTTCTACAACGTTTTAACTATGAACTATCCAAATTAATTGAAATGGGTTCATACGTTGAAGTAATCCCTTCAATTGTTGTTTATATTTCACCTGAAACAAAAACTTATAAGCTATTTTTTAACCATGAAATGTTAGCAAGAATCGAGAAATAA
- a CDS encoding MSC_0622 family F1-like ATPase gamma subunit translates to MHFKKIEEKKKSLDNIHLRVNNEKNILLIEIMKLSKKLQFYVKNALSNKHLISQLKTEYSVKNKFIQNRNILNNSFSKKIKSLFVKPKQLWIYLTEEQKHSTDSYTRYEQMILKNIKKNESEFVLIGDRAIEFGKNNKLQIIRQYTSEQRNQNLENELAFLVKYLYADGNYESVRFVISSNKNFKDAFTILPLEKFDVYKFTNTNELIENINVKDYLIFPDLQTFIDSEINMFLTNSIHALMIESYFYNAKNKLITTNQIIKQLDEDILKLSKKIIKFKREKEIEDIVMFFRKNKKTSEDA, encoded by the coding sequence ATGCATTTCAAAAAAATTGAAGAAAAGAAAAAAAGCTTAGATAACATTCATTTACGTGTCAATAATGAAAAAAATATTCTGCTGATTGAAATTATGAAATTAAGTAAAAAATTGCAGTTTTATGTAAAAAACGCTTTAAGCAATAAACATTTAATTTCACAGTTAAAAACAGAATACAGCGTTAAAAATAAATTTATTCAGAACAGAAATATATTAAATAATTCATTTTCTAAAAAAATTAAATCCTTATTCGTTAAACCAAAACAGCTTTGGATATATTTAACAGAGGAGCAAAAACACTCAACAGATTCGTACACTCGTTATGAACAAATGATTTTAAAAAACATAAAGAAAAATGAGTCAGAATTTGTCTTAATTGGTGATAGAGCAATCGAGTTTGGAAAAAACAACAAACTTCAAATTATTCGTCAATACACTAGCGAACAACGTAATCAAAACCTTGAAAACGAATTAGCATTTTTAGTTAAATATCTATATGCCGATGGTAATTATGAAAGTGTGCGTTTTGTTATAAGTTCAAACAAGAACTTTAAAGACGCATTCACGATATTGCCACTTGAAAAGTTTGATGTTTACAAGTTTACAAACACAAATGAATTAATTGAAAATATCAATGTAAAAGATTATTTAATTTTTCCTGACTTACAAACTTTTATTGATAGTGAAATTAATATGTTTTTAACTAATTCAATTCATGCATTAATGATAGAGTCATACTTTTACAATGCCAAAAACAAATTGATCACTACTAATCAAATAATCAAGCAACTAGATGAAGATATATTAAAGTTATCTAAGAAAATAATTAAATTTAAGCGCGAAAAAGAAATTGAAGATATAGTAATGTTTTTTAGAAAAAATAAAAAAACAAGCGAGGATGCATAA
- the mip gene encoding Ig-specific serine endopeptidase MIP, whose protein sequence is MKKRKLTLFLTSSLTALSTLFFAAACASKSDPGRKEINKNNNPSGGNKGDGSNDKQLNEFKSKSFEQAFNLKIIDELTKKPKDKSDVTADTIKNKYREIVQIQVKPEFAKIFEANVENVYGENDRNATGKIKFIISITNKTNNKAIYKTYEVGGFKTTEMGILDNGQLPSRTEKQITSSDLDKYINLNQQQRYDQDNKAYDELVKRSWENKSINEIRPDLNYSQSAANKFNELAKKVNIPTYESAAYKGYTLPKLKENGEFDGLTLYPWDKYAATPNFMSDIDYLGGRDRYKSTGLARMLPNEMYKKIALETFSVEFNWKDEFTKEIGEIDADIKNINEWKASKNKPKFDEYIQQFVDKKLEEIKELNAEKERMVHRAHNLDKQATGEKYDRQIAEVQKKIDELKALDYDKALEILNKEKNNYEIERKKPWNERKKSRRSFGTMWIMDYVLPENGKYPTKWYFGTNSHVAKLMKEPSLNAMSLTFINNKNVGIMSKFRITGMDNNFTRFSWAGEQMKESVDTVFDAIDYLKTSPTQYLSAGDKAKFNGVEEMIDFAVIEVDFEKLVKYNSGSWSNSQTPAFPTNAEELAKLVTNDYYHRDDKDKVKFLAKSYLNNYQAIDLKLKGSQPENIDQLFAVGYPSSKDDYFLKKYTDDDQISQKELWQSLWVNSDYRFYEADPVQEGGKPPFPESRLKNGNSLSYQIGLRSFTDKPGINDAFIVAPIRGRELYETYKDDESSNNKKTLAKYFNTGLQYMLRHYTPIGGSSGSSVRNQKNEVIGVHSTIFQRAGVDFVAALRSEGYNYQGAFGAYNLPQYDLIYGGGKDQKNSYLDSLIKKYKDKDIKTWLFKNGASKDNVPVEFKFNNSGSNRS, encoded by the coding sequence ATGAAAAAAAGAAAATTAACGCTATTTTTAACTAGTTCACTAACCGCATTATCAACGCTATTTTTTGCCGCAGCATGTGCATCAAAATCAGACCCAGGTAGAAAAGAAATTAATAAAAATAATAACCCATCAGGTGGAAATAAAGGTGATGGATCAAATGATAAACAACTAAATGAATTTAAGAGTAAATCATTTGAACAAGCATTTAATCTAAAAATTATTGACGAACTTACAAAAAAACCGAAAGATAAATCCGATGTTACAGCAGATACTATTAAAAATAAATATCGTGAAATAGTTCAAATTCAGGTAAAACCCGAATTTGCAAAAATTTTTGAAGCTAATGTAGAAAATGTATATGGTGAAAATGATAGAAATGCAACCGGAAAAATTAAATTTATAATTTCAATAACTAATAAAACAAATAATAAGGCAATTTATAAAACATATGAAGTTGGCGGATTCAAGACAACTGAAATGGGTATTTTAGATAATGGTCAATTACCTTCGAGAACTGAAAAACAAATCACAAGTTCTGACCTAGATAAATATATTAATTTAAATCAGCAACAAAGATATGATCAAGACAATAAAGCCTATGATGAACTTGTAAAACGCTCTTGAGAAAATAAATCAATAAATGAAATTAGACCAGATTTAAATTATTCTCAAAGTGCCGCAAATAAATTTAATGAATTGGCAAAAAAAGTTAACATCCCAACTTATGAATCAGCGGCATACAAGGGCTATACCTTACCAAAATTAAAAGAAAATGGTGAATTTGATGGTCTTACTTTGTATCCATGAGATAAATATGCCGCTACCCCGAACTTTATGTCTGATATAGATTATCTAGGTGGAAGAGATAGATATAAGTCTACTGGTTTAGCTCGTATGTTACCTAATGAAATGTACAAGAAAATTGCCCTTGAAACATTTAGTGTTGAATTCAATTGAAAAGATGAATTCACAAAAGAAATTGGCGAAATTGATGCTGATATAAAAAATATAAATGAATGAAAAGCATCAAAGAATAAACCAAAATTCGATGAATATATTCAACAATTTGTTGATAAAAAATTAGAAGAAATTAAAGAACTAAATGCTGAAAAAGAGCGAATGGTTCACCGAGCACACAACTTAGATAAACAGGCAACTGGCGAAAAGTATGACCGTCAAATAGCAGAAGTTCAAAAGAAAATAGATGAATTAAAGGCATTAGATTATGATAAAGCCTTAGAAATACTGAATAAAGAAAAAAATAATTATGAAATTGAAAGAAAAAAACCTTGGAATGAAAGAAAAAAATCTAGACGTTCATTTGGAACAATGTGAATAATGGATTATGTTTTACCAGAAAACGGCAAATATCCAACTAAATGATACTTTGGCACAAACTCACACGTTGCTAAATTAATGAAAGAACCTTCGTTAAATGCTATGAGTTTAACATTTATCAATAATAAAAATGTTGGGATAATGTCTAAGTTTAGAATTACAGGTATGGATAATAACTTCACTAGATTTAGTTGAGCTGGTGAACAAATGAAAGAGTCGGTTGACACTGTGTTTGATGCAATTGACTATTTAAAAACATCTCCAACTCAATACTTAAGCGCTGGAGATAAAGCAAAATTTAATGGTGTTGAAGAAATGATTGACTTTGCGGTCATCGAGGTTGATTTTGAAAAGTTAGTTAAATATAATTCTGGCTCATGGAGCAATTCTCAAACACCTGCATTCCCAACAAATGCTGAGGAATTAGCGAAACTTGTAACAAATGATTATTATCATAGAGATGACAAAGATAAAGTTAAATTTTTAGCGAAATCATATTTAAATAACTATCAAGCAATAGATCTAAAACTAAAAGGTTCACAACCAGAAAATATTGATCAATTATTCGCTGTTGGATACCCTTCTTCAAAAGATGATTATTTCCTAAAAAAATACACTGATGATGATCAAATTTCCCAAAAAGAATTATGACAGAGTCTTTGAGTTAACTCTGATTATCGTTTCTATGAAGCAGATCCTGTTCAAGAAGGCGGTAAACCGCCATTCCCTGAAAGTAGATTAAAAAATGGTAATTCCTTATCATACCAAATTGGTTTACGTTCATTCACTGATAAACCGGGAATTAACGATGCTTTTATAGTTGCACCAATTAGAGGACGGGAATTATACGAAACTTATAAAGATGATGAATCATCAAATAATAAAAAGACACTCGCAAAATACTTTAACACAGGGCTACAATACATGTTAAGACACTATACTCCTATTGGTGGATCTAGTGGGTCAAGTGTTAGAAACCAAAAAAACGAAGTAATTGGTGTTCATAGTACAATTTTTCAAAGAGCGGGTGTCGACTTTGTCGCTGCATTGCGTTCGGAAGGATATAACTACCAAGGTGCATTCGGGGCATACAACCTACCTCAATATGACCTAATTTATGGTGGTGGCAAAGATCAAAAAAATTCATACCTAGATTCATTGATTAAAAAATATAAAGATAAGGATATAAAAACTTGACTATTTAAAAATGGAGCAAGCAAGGATAATGTTCCAGTTGAATTCAAATTCAATAATAGTGGTTCAAACAGGAGTTAA